The DNA region GGTTGCCGTGCCGATCCCCTCGCCAAGCCCGGACGAGCCCGAAGTCGGCAATGATCGCCCGCTCCAGCACGAACTCCTTCGGCCCTTCGGGAGTGTCGAAGGACTGCGTCTGTTTGGCTGGAGAGGCGACCGCGACCGCCCCGCTGCTGTCGTACCGCCAGGGCAACCCGCCCTCGGCGACCTGGGTCCCCACGCCACTGGCCGTGAAGAAGGCCGGGATGCCCGAGCCGCCGGCCCGCATCCGCTCCGCCAAGGTCCCCTGCGGGGTGAGTTCCACCTCGAGCTCACCCGACAGGTACTGGCGGGCGAACTCCCGGTTCTCCCCCACATAGCTGGCAACCACTCGCCGCAGCCGGCCAGCACCGAGCAACAGCCCGAGTCCCCAGTCGTCGACTCCGGCGTTGTTGGAGACCACCTCGAGATCCCCGACTCCGGCCTCGAAGAGTGCATTGATCAATACCGAAGGGATGCCGCACAGACCGAAGCCACCGACGGCCAGTCGGGCTCCAGGCCTGACATCGGCCACGGCCTCCTCGGCGGAACCGACCACCTTGTCCACAACCCGCCTCCCCTCCTGCCGCGACGACGCGGCTGGCTCTGCTGGACAACCTACCCACGTGCGGGCAGGGCCCGGTTCCAGCGTTCCTTCACAGGGTGCTCGACCACCATCTCCGGAGCCCGCGAGACCAGCAGCCAGGCCGGCAGAATGACGATGCACAGCACCGGCAGCAGCGTGACCTGACCGGTGATGGCCACCGCCACGAAGAGGGAAACCCAGCCGTCCCGTGCGACCGCGAGCACCGCACCCAGAACGCCGCAGGCCACGGCGAGCGCGACCGGCACGTCCGGCAGCAGTTGATGACCCAACAGTCCGAACGCGACCCCGATGAACACCGCCGGGAAGATACGACCACCGCGGAAGCCGGAGGCCGCCGCCACGACCAGCGCCGCGAGCTTGATCAGCCCGAACACGACCAGCGCACCCACCGACCAGTCGTCGAGGTGAGCCAACAGCTCACCGGTCTGGTGCAGCCCCTTGAACAAGGTGATCTCACCCCCCACAGCACCGAGCAGGCCGAGCAGGATGCCACCGAAGGTGGCGTACACCAACGGGTTGCGCAGCCGGTGAAAGAACGTATGCAGCGGAGGCAGGGCCACCACCCCCACCAAGGTGATCGCCAAACTCCCCGCCGCGATCAGCGCACCGGTCACCAGGTCGATCGCTCGCGGACCGCCGTACGCGGGCAGCGAGAAGGCGAAGGAGGGCTGGTCCAGCATCACCATGGTGATCGAGCCGGCACCCGCGGCGACCAGGGGCAGGAACAGCTTGTCCCACAGCGCACCGCCGCCCGGGGTGCCGGCCACGACCCCGGTGAAGATCAGCGCTGCGGCCACCGGGGTGCCGAACAACGCGCCGATCGTCGCCGCCGTGGCCATCGCCATCACCAGCGCCGGGGGCACCCTCGGCGCCAGCCGAACGACCAGGGCGATGGACAGCGCGGCGTTGATCGCGATGATCGGATTCTCCGGGCCGAGGCTGACGCCACCGGCCAGGGTCAAGATCACCGCCAGCGCGAGACTCGGGAGCGCGCTGAGCGGCAACGGATCGGCTACCAGTTCGGTGGTCGCCGAGTCACGACCACCATGACCGGGCAGCTTCCACACCACCAGACCGACGGCTGCCCCGGTCAGCGTCAGGATCGCAAAGATCCACCAGCGGGAGCCGTCCGAGATCCCGAGAGCCTCCGGCGCGGCGTGCCAGAGGGCGTGCTCGATGACCTCGGCGACCTCATCGAGGGCCCACAGGACGCCCGCCGACAACACACCGACCAGCAGCGCGGGGATGGCCAGCAGCAACAGCTGGCGTGGACTTGGCGCTGGTGGCGCCGGCGGCGTGGTCTCCGTCACGACGTGATCCTAAAGCCGCGCTCGGCGCCGCCGACCACAGTTGAACCGTGGCACGCGGATGAGCACCAGCCCAGGTATGTTGACGCCATGATCGGGTCTGGGACGAGTCGTCCACCGTTTCCGGTGACGCTCGACAACTGGCAGTCGGAGGGCCAGCTCAACTGGACCTTCCAGCACATGGCCGAGATCTTTCCCACCGTCCCGATCCGCCGTGCACCCGGTCATGCGCCGCAGCTGCCACGGATCGCGTACGAGCCGGACATCTTGCCGGTGACCACCTCCGACGGTAGCGTCATGTCGCTGCACACCGTGATGGCCAGCACCGACACCGACGGCTGGATGGTCATTCACGATCATCCGAGCTGGGGTGCCCAGGTGATGGTGGAGCGTTATCCCAGCGGGATGGATCCGTCCACGGTGCACCTGATGATGTCGGTGACCAAGTCGGTCGTCGGGATCGTGGTCGGCGCCTTGGCCGCCCAGGGCGTGATCGCCACCGAGGCCCCGCTCACCCACTATGTGCCGGAGTTGCAGGAGTCCGGCTATGCCGGCGCCACCGTACGGCACCTGCTCGACATGCGTTCCGGAATCCGTTTCTCCGAGGAGTATCTGGACCCGATGGCCGAGGTTCGGGTGCTCGAGCAGGCGTTCGGCTGGGCGCCGCGGCTCAACCCGGACGTGCCCAGCACCTTACGCACGTTCCTGCTCAGCCTGCACTCTGATCGCCCGCATGGCGGTCCGTTCGACTATCGCAGCTGCGAGTCCGACGTGCTCGGCTGGGTCGTCGAGGCTGCCACCGGCCGGCGCTTCGCCGACGTGGCCTCCGAACTGGTCTGGTCGAGGATCGGCGCAGAGTTCGACGCCAACATCGGCATCGACTCCGAAGGCAGCGGCATGTTCGACGGCGGCATGTCGGCCACCCTCGGCGATCTCGGCCGGTTCGGTCTGATGATCCTGCGCAACGGCACCTCGCTGACCGGCGAGCAGGTCGTCCCGTCCTGGTGGATCGAGGACAGCTTCCTCGGCGACCTCGACTCGGTGCGGGCCTTCGCCGACTCCCCCGGCGACAACCGGATGCCCGGTGGCTTCTATCGCAACCAGTTCTGGATCCCCGATGCCCGCCGCCCGGTGCTGCTGTGTCTCGGCATCCACGGCCAGATGATCTACGTCAATCGGCAGGCTCGGGTGGTGGCCGCGAAGCTCTCCAGCTGGCCCACCCCGCAGCATGCCTGGAAGCTGTTCTCGACTGTTGCCGCGTTCGACGCGATCAGCGCCGACCTCGCGGGGCTCTAGGCCTCGCGGATTCCAAAGGAGGAACACCGCCATGACCGCCCATCCACTCGATCCACTCACCGAGGACGAGTTCCGCTCCACCGCAGCCGTGCTCCGCCGAGAGAGGGGTGTCGACCAGAGCTGGCGATTCGCCTCGATCGAGCTCGCCGAGCCGCCCAAGTCCGAGGTCAAGGCGTGGACCGTCGGGGACCCGATCGCGCGGAAGTCGCTGTCGGTGGTCTGGGAGAAGGCCAGCAACGACGTGTACGAGGCGGTCGTCGACCTGATCGCCGATCAGCTGGTTTCCTGGACCCACATCCCCGACGTGACGCCGAACTTCACCGTCGACGAGTACCACGACATCGATCACGCGCTGCACGAGCACGAGGGCGTCGCCGCGGCGCTGGCCGCACGCGGGATCACCGATCTGTCGCTGGTGCTGTTCGACGTCTGGACCTACGGCAAGCAGGTGATGCCCGAGCAGTGGCGTGACCGCCGCCTCGGCTGGTGCGACATCTGGGTGCGGGCCACCCCGGAAGGCAATCCGTACGGACATCCGGTGTCCGGGCTGAAGATCATCGTCGACATGAACACCAACGAGGTGCTCGACATCGAGGACCACCACGATTTCGGATTCCCGGACGTGCAGGCCGAGTACGACCCGGCCGTCAACGGTATCGCCGAGCGCACCGATCTCAAGACCCTGGAGATCACCCAGCCCGAGGGCGTCTCGTTCTCCCTGGACGGCAACGAACTGCGCTGGCAGAACTGGACCATGCGGCTGGGCTTCAACTACCGCGAGGGTCCGGTCATCTACCAGGTGAGCTTCGACGATCCGATCAGCGGCACCACCCGCGACATCGCGTATCGGATGTCGTTCGCCGAGATGGTGGTCCCCTACCGGGACGCCAGCTACGACCACTACCGCCGGACCGCGTTCGACATCGGCGAATGGGGTCTCGGCTATATGACGACCTCGCTGGAGCTGGGCTGCGACTGTCTGGGCGAGATCGTCTACGCCGACGCCGTGGTGCCGGACTCCGCCGGTCAGCCGCAGGTGATCAAGCAGGCGATCTGTCTGCACGAGGAGGACAACGCCGTGCTGTGGAAGCACGTCGACGCCGAGACCGGCGCGCAGGTCCGCCGGATGCGTCGGATGGTCGTCTCCGCGCACGCCACGGTCGCCAACTACGAATACCTGATCTACTGGCGGTTCTATCAGGACGGCAACATCGAATGTGAGGTGCGGGCCACCGGCCTGATGGTCACCACCCCGATGGCCAGCGAGGGCGACTCGTCGGCCTGGGGAACCACGGTGGATGCACGGACGTACGCGCCGTTCCACCAGCATTTCCTGATCGCCAAGCTGGATCTGGACATCGACGGCGAGGAGAACACCGTCCTCGAGGTCGACTCGTTCGCCGAGCCGATCACCGCGGCGAACCCCTACGGACTGAACCTCACCACCAAGGCGACCACGATCTCCTCGGAGAGTGAGTCGGGCCGCGACTACAACTGGGAGACCCAGCGGGCCTGGAAGGTGGTCAACCCGGGCAAGAGGAACCGGCACGGCAGCAACACCGCGTACAAGCTCGTGCCGGGCGCGGCCTTCCCGGCGATGATCGACAAGGCCTCGCCGGTCTACGAGCGTGCGTCGGTGATCGGGCACACGCTCTGGGTCACCGCACAGGACGACCGGGAGCGCTGGCCGGCCGGTGACTATCCCACCCAGTCCGAGTCCGATCTGACCGCAGGTGCCGAGCCGCACGCCCAGGGGATCCGGCGCTGGACCGAAGACGATGAGTCACTGGTGAACACCGACGTGGTGCTGTGGTACGTGTTCGGCATCCACCACATCACCCGCGTCGAGGACTGGCCGATCATGCCGGCGGACACCATCTCCTTCTGGCTCAAGCCGTTCGGCTTCTTCGACGCCAATCCGGCGTTGGACGCCCCCAGCACCAAGGGCGCCCACTGCGCCCCTGAATCCTCTTGCCATTCCCACTGATCGTCTACTCGTCAAACTCCGCCATCCCCCACCACCCCCATCCCAACGCAGAATGAGGACAGATGACCGACACTGAGATCGCCCACAGCAACGACGCCCAGTACGGCCCGACCGACGTCGGACCGTTGAGTCATCCACTTCGCAACATCTCCGAGGTGCGGCACTTCTTCCGCACCAACGAGGTGCCGATCTATTTCGTCGGCGCCACCCCGTTCAACCTGCTCGGCCTGGACCGCTGGGTCCGCAACTTCACCTACATCACCTACTACGACGGCTGGGACGGCGCGCACCCCCGGGTCTTCACGCCGCGGCGCAAGCCCTACATCGAGTTCGAGTCCGGCGAGGAGATCAACAACTGGCTGCTCTCCAACGCGGAGGTGCTGGCCTTCATCAACAGCCGGCGGGCCCCCGGGGTGCGACCGAAGATCGCGATGGTCTTCTTCGACGAGGAGACCGAACGGATCTGCTCCGAACTCGGCTATGACCTGATCCTGCCGAAGGCAGCGCTGCGCGAGTATCTGGACTCCAAGCTCGTCACCACCCGGCTCGGCAACGATGTCGGCGCCCCCAGCGTGCCCAACATCTTGACCACCGTCACCGACTACGACGATCTGGTCGCGCAGGCCACCGAGGCCGGCCTGGGCACCGATCTGGTCGTGCAGACCGCGTACGGCGACTCCGGCAAGACCACCTTCTTCATCGACGACGAGACCGGCTGGAAGAAGAACGCCAAGGAGATCGTCGACCAAGAGGTCAAGGTGATGAAGCGGATCAACAACCGCCCGATCGCCGTCGAGGCCGTGATCACGCGCAAGGGCACCATCGTCGGGCCGTTCATGACCGAGCTGACCGGTCATCGGGAGCTCACCCCCTACCGGGGTGGCTGGTGTGGCAACGAGATGTTCCCCGGCGTGCTCGACGACGACCTGCGCCGGCGGGCCGGTGACCTGGTTCGCCGGCTCGGCGACCGGCTCGGCCAAGAGGGCTACCGGGGCTTCTTCGAGGTCGATGTGCTGGTCGACATCGAGGACAACGAGTGCTACCTCGGTGAGTTGAACCCACGGATCAGCGGGGCCTCCGCGATCACCAATGTGACTGCCGGCTCGTACGCCGATGTGCCGCTGTTCTGCTTCCATCTGCTGGAGTACTCCGGGGTCGACTTCGAGCTCGACATCGACGAGATCAACGAGCGGTGGCGCGAGCTGGCCGCGGCCGACCTGTGGAGCCAGATGGTGATCAAGGAGACCTCGCCGGTGGTGGAGCTGATCACCGCCGACGCGCCGACCGGTCAGTACACCATCGACCGTTCCGGCTCGCTGGTGTTCAAGCGGGCCGCGCTGGACTGGCACCAGTTGCAGAACGAGCAGGAGGCGTTCTTCCTGCGGATCTACGGCGCCGGCGACTATCGCTGGAAGGGCGCCGATCTCGGTGTCATCGTCACCAAGGGTCGGCTGCAGCACTCCGTCGGCGACGGCCCGTTCTCACTGACCATCCGGGCCAAGCACCTGATCAACGCGATCCGCGGTCAGTACTCCGGCGTGCCCCTGCGGGAGGCCAACCCGCCCGCCCCGCCGAGCGCGTCCAACAGCGCGATCAAGTAGGCCGAAGTCGGGTCGAGCGTCGGCTCACAACCAGCCGGCGCTCGCCGCGACGGCGACCAGGATGGATGCCGCGCCGATACTCAGGCCGACCACCCGATTGGTGAGTTGAGCGCCATCGAACGGTCGCACCGGGAGCATGATCGAAGCGAACAATGCCACCGCCGCCATGGCAACGACCCGAGCCAACGGCACGGCCGAGATGACCGTGAGGGCAGTGAACGCGACGGCGATGATCCCGGCGGTCATCGCCGGGGCCCACACCACCCGTCGTGGTTGCTCCACCGCACTGTCGGCGAGTCCAGGGTAGGGCGCCAGCGTCAGCCCGAAAGGCACGGCGACGAGACCGATCACTGCTGCCGAGGCGGATCCGACCTGACGCGGGCTGTCCCCGGCGGCGCGGACCATCAACTGGCGAACGGCGATCGGCAGCAGGACCAGCGATCCGACCACGGGGAGGAGCAGTGCGGACTCACCCCAGGTCGGAGCCCACTGAACTGGACCTGCGGCAAGGACGACGATCGAGGCACCCAGTGCCACCGCCAACCCGATCGGTCGGCCGACGAGCTTCGCCAGGCGACCAGGTACGCGATCGGCCCGGTGAAGTCGGAGGGTCACCGTCTCGAGCACGCGGTCCAGGCCAAGGCTCCAAGCTGCTCGCAGCGCCACCAAAATGATCATGGAAAAGAGGAACCCACTGGTGGTCCGCTGCGCGGTGGACGCATAGCTCCAGTCCGGCGGCAAGGGCTTCGAGATATCGAGACCCGAAGAGTAGACGGCATCGTCGACGACGAAATCCGCCGGAGCACTACGCAGCGACCGATCCAGCCGGGCCGCCGTACCGAGCGCATGTTGGGACGACACCAGGCTGAGGAGCCCTGACCGGGCTTCTGCCACGCCCAGATTGTGCCAGCCGATGCCGTAGGTCGGCGCGGTGGCGACAACCTGTCGCAAGAGCGAACGCGCCCTGGCATCGTCTCCCGCCTTGCCGACCAGTACGGCGAGATTGTTGGCGGACACGAAAGAGGTCGAATCAGCCGTCAGGGCGGCCTCGTACGCCGGGATCGCCGCACCGGCGTCTCCGGCCAGATCATGGCTGAAGGCGAGGGTGTCAAGGAAGATCGGGTTGCTCGGATCCCGGCTCAGTGCCGCCTCGGCCGACTTGATCGCCTCGTCGTGGCGTCCGATACGCGACAGTGCCAGTGCCAGATTGCTCTCCTGCGCGCCCCGGAGCAGAGCCATCGGTGCATCGCCTTCCGCATCCACGACGACCTCGGTCAACGTGGTATCAGTGCGTTCGTTGGCTGCCTGCACCGAGCGTGAGAGGTGGTCGACGGCGTCACGGTCTCGTCCTTCGGCCAGCGCGGCTGCTCCGAGTTGAGCCTCGGCATAGAAGCGGACCGCCTGATCATCGCCCCGTGCCTCCGCGCTCTCATCGTGTGAGGACGCAGCCTGGTCGAGCGCCAGCATCAGGTCAGTCAGTGTGCGCTGGGCGGCGCCGCTGTCGCCACCCGCTTGCTGAGCCGCGGAGAGCTGAAGATCGAGCACGGCACTCGGGAAGATCAGGTCCAGACTCCAGGCAGTGGAGTCCTTGTCGGTGTCGGATCGCTGCCACGCCGCCGCGGCCTCGTTGAACTCGTCGACAGCTGCCCGCCACTCCCCGCGGAGATACGCGATCTCGCCGGCCCGCTGGTGCGCCAGGTACGAGTCCGGCTTCGCCGCAAGCCAATCGTCCACGACCTGCCGCGCCCCGCTCAGGTCACCAGCCCAGCGAAAGAGATCCTGAGCATCGTTCGGCGAACTGACCGGGCTCGTCGTCACGTAGTCGCATGGCGAGTCACCGCCGGAGCGCAGTGGCGTCTTGAACGACGTCGGTGCCCAGGTCCCGGCCTCCCCAGCGCGGCCGAGTAGGAGCAATGCATTCTGACCGGCTTGCTCCAAGCAGCGTCCATCGGTCAGATGGCTGTTCCGACTCTGCGGAATGAAGGCGACGTCATAGGTATCGGCTCCGCCCTCGGGCTGATAGCTCGCATCCCACACATAGGTAGCCATGGTTTGCAACCGGCCGTAGCCGGGCAGTCGATGAACGGAATTGCTGACTTCCCGTCCGTCCTGATAGACCACTTCGGTCGATAGCAGTGTGAGCACGCCCTGCCAGTCACCAGCGGCCTGCCGGACGCGGACCTGTTGAGTCACGACGTTCGCCAAAGGCAACGCATCGGCCGGCAACTGAGCGAATGCCGCTGCCGCTTCGTCGTGACGGTCCAGGTCCGACAGAGCCCGCGCCTCACCGACGAGAAGCCCAGGATCATCGGACATAGCGCGGGCCTGTTGATAGAGCCGGAGCGCGTCCCGCCGCCATTGACGGGCCTGGAAGGGACGCAGTCCGTTCTTCTCGGCGGAGTCCGCACGGTCCAGCAGCAGATCCGCCTCTCCGGCGTAGCCCAATGGCGATCTCGGGAACTGACGCTGCAATGTGTGCAGATCCTCGAGCGCCCCCGACATCCGCTCCTGCGGACGCAGGTCGGAACGTAGATAGGCTTCGTACGCGCGGCCGGCACGGTCCTGCGCCCTCAGCCACAGCGGCGTCGGGTCGTCTGGGCAGAGTTGCTGCGCACGCTCGACCTCGGCACTGATCGCGGCGTCTCGTGCGTTGTAGCCGAGCGTGACCAGATGCAGCAACTGAAGCTGGAGGTCGCAGGTCGGATGGACCTCGAGCGCGCGCCTCAGCACGCTGTAGGCGAGCGCGCCACCCGCCTTCATGTAGTCGAAACCGGAACGGGTCTCGGCATTGGCCGCTCCCGTCACTGCCAGCGCGGCAAGGTCGAGCACCAGACCCGGATCCTCGGCGACGACCGACGCCTTCAGGTTCGATGCGACCGTGGCGTCCAGGTCCGGGTACTCGTACGGGTACGGAAGTTCCTCGGAGTCGTTCTGGTACTGATCCATGGCCGTGCTCGCCAACCCGGGCAGCCACCCCTCGAGCCCGAGCTCGGTACCCAGCTCCAGCAGCTGCGTCTCCAGTGCATCCGAGTCAACAGGCCCGCAGAACACGGCCCGATCGGTGTGCAACGGGAACGACCGGACCGCACTCTGTAGCTTCGACCCAGGGCGTTGTGGTTCCGGTGCCGCTTCCGCCGAACTCGTGGTCACATACTGGCGATCGACGCGCCAGGCCAGCACCGAGATCGCGAAGGTACTGCCGAGGATCAAGAACGTGGCCAACGAGACGAAGACGGCGCGGATCACCAACGGCCTCTTTCCAACCCGTGCGCGTCGGTAGGAGACCCTGTGACGCTGCGATTATTACGTGCCTCCGATCTAACACTCTTTCGTCGGCCGTCGCAGCAAATTCCACTAGGTGCCGGGTCGTCAGACCGGAATCAAGGTGTACTTGGTTTCCAGGTACTCCTCGATGCCCTCCACCGAGCCCTCGCGGCCCAGACCGGAGGCCTTGACACCGCCGAACGGCGCCGCCGCATTGGAGACCAGACCGGTGTTGAGCGCCATCATGCCCGTCTCCAGCGAGTCGATCAGCCGGTGTCCCCGGGCGAGATCCCGGGTGTAGGCGTACGACATCAGCCCGTACTCGGTGTCGTTGGCCATCGCGACGGCCTCGTCCTCGGTCTCGAAGGTGCTGACACCCAGCACCGGGCCGAAGATCTCCTCCTTCAGCAGCCGGGTCCCGGGCTGCACATCGCGCAGCACGGTCGGGGCGTAGAAGAAGCCGGGACGCTCGATCCGGTTGCCGCCCACGGTGACGCTGGCGCCGTTGCTGAGGGCGTCCGCGACCAGCTCGTTGGTGCTGTCCACCGCGCCGCCGTCGATCAGCGGGCCGATGGTGACGCCCTCGTCCAAGCCGTTGCCGACCTTCATCTCCTGCACCCGAGCCGTCACCTTGGCGACGAACTCGTCGGACACGCTGGCGTGCACGATGAACCGGTTGGCCGCCGTGCAGGCCTGACCGATATTGCGGAATTTGGCCGTCATCGCGCCTGTGACAGCGGCATCGATGTCGGCATCCTCGAAGACCAGGAACGGCGCGTTGCCGCCGAGCTCCATCGAGGTCTTCAGCACGTTCGGCGCCGCATCGGCCAGCAACCGGACACCGACCGGGGTCGAGCCGGTGAAGGACAGCTTGCGCAGCCGCGGATCGGCGAGCAGCGGCTTGGTGATCGAGGAGGCGCTGGACGAGGTGATCACGTTGACCACCCCGGCCGGTACGCCGCACTCGATCATCACCTG from Microlunatus phosphovorus NM-1 includes:
- a CDS encoding ion channel protein; translated protein: MTETTPPAPPAPSPRQLLLLAIPALLVGVLSAGVLWALDEVAEVIEHALWHAAPEALGISDGSRWWIFAILTLTGAAVGLVVWKLPGHGGRDSATTELVADPLPLSALPSLALAVILTLAGGVSLGPENPIIAINAALSIALVVRLAPRVPPALVMAMATAATIGALFGTPVAAALIFTGVVAGTPGGGALWDKLFLPLVAAGAGSITMVMLDQPSFAFSLPAYGGPRAIDLVTGALIAAGSLAITLVGVVALPPLHTFFHRLRNPLVYATFGGILLGLLGAVGGEITLFKGLHQTGELLAHLDDWSVGALVVFGLIKLAALVVAAASGFRGGRIFPAVFIGVAFGLLGHQLLPDVPVALAVACGVLGAVLAVARDGWVSLFVAVAITGQVTLLPVLCIVILPAWLLVSRAPEMVVEHPVKERWNRALPARG
- a CDS encoding primary-amine oxidase, which produces MTAHPLDPLTEDEFRSTAAVLRRERGVDQSWRFASIELAEPPKSEVKAWTVGDPIARKSLSVVWEKASNDVYEAVVDLIADQLVSWTHIPDVTPNFTVDEYHDIDHALHEHEGVAAALAARGITDLSLVLFDVWTYGKQVMPEQWRDRRLGWCDIWVRATPEGNPYGHPVSGLKIIVDMNTNEVLDIEDHHDFGFPDVQAEYDPAVNGIAERTDLKTLEITQPEGVSFSLDGNELRWQNWTMRLGFNYREGPVIYQVSFDDPISGTTRDIAYRMSFAEMVVPYRDASYDHYRRTAFDIGEWGLGYMTTSLELGCDCLGEIVYADAVVPDSAGQPQVIKQAICLHEEDNAVLWKHVDAETGAQVRRMRRMVVSAHATVANYEYLIYWRFYQDGNIECEVRATGLMVTTPMASEGDSSAWGTTVDARTYAPFHQHFLIAKLDLDIDGEENTVLEVDSFAEPITAANPYGLNLTTKATTISSESESGRDYNWETQRAWKVVNPGKRNRHGSNTAYKLVPGAAFPAMIDKASPVYERASVIGHTLWVTAQDDRERWPAGDYPTQSESDLTAGAEPHAQGIRRWTEDDESLVNTDVVLWYVFGIHHITRVEDWPIMPADTISFWLKPFGFFDANPALDAPSTKGAHCAPESSCHSH
- a CDS encoding serine hydrolase domain-containing protein, encoding MIGSGTSRPPFPVTLDNWQSEGQLNWTFQHMAEIFPTVPIRRAPGHAPQLPRIAYEPDILPVTTSDGSVMSLHTVMASTDTDGWMVIHDHPSWGAQVMVERYPSGMDPSTVHLMMSVTKSVVGIVVGALAAQGVIATEAPLTHYVPELQESGYAGATVRHLLDMRSGIRFSEEYLDPMAEVRVLEQAFGWAPRLNPDVPSTLRTFLLSLHSDRPHGGPFDYRSCESDVLGWVVEAATGRRFADVASELVWSRIGAEFDANIGIDSEGSGMFDGGMSATLGDLGRFGLMILRNGTSLTGEQVVPSWWIEDSFLGDLDSVRAFADSPGDNRMPGGFYRNQFWIPDARRPVLLCLGIHGQMIYVNRQARVVAAKLSSWPTPQHAWKLFSTVAAFDAISADLAGL
- a CDS encoding tetratricopeptide repeat protein; the encoded protein is MIRAVFVSLATFLILGSTFAISVLAWRVDRQYVTTSSAEAAPEPQRPGSKLQSAVRSFPLHTDRAVFCGPVDSDALETQLLELGTELGLEGWLPGLASTAMDQYQNDSEELPYPYEYPDLDATVASNLKASVVAEDPGLVLDLAALAVTGAANAETRSGFDYMKAGGALAYSVLRRALEVHPTCDLQLQLLHLVTLGYNARDAAISAEVERAQQLCPDDPTPLWLRAQDRAGRAYEAYLRSDLRPQERMSGALEDLHTLQRQFPRSPLGYAGEADLLLDRADSAEKNGLRPFQARQWRRDALRLYQQARAMSDDPGLLVGEARALSDLDRHDEAAAAFAQLPADALPLANVVTQQVRVRQAAGDWQGVLTLLSTEVVYQDGREVSNSVHRLPGYGRLQTMATYVWDASYQPEGGADTYDVAFIPQSRNSHLTDGRCLEQAGQNALLLLGRAGEAGTWAPTSFKTPLRSGGDSPCDYVTTSPVSSPNDAQDLFRWAGDLSGARQVVDDWLAAKPDSYLAHQRAGEIAYLRGEWRAAVDEFNEAAAAWQRSDTDKDSTAWSLDLIFPSAVLDLQLSAAQQAGGDSGAAQRTLTDLMLALDQAASSHDESAEARGDDQAVRFYAEAQLGAAALAEGRDRDAVDHLSRSVQAANERTDTTLTEVVVDAEGDAPMALLRGAQESNLALALSRIGRHDEAIKSAEAALSRDPSNPIFLDTLAFSHDLAGDAGAAIPAYEAALTADSTSFVSANNLAVLVGKAGDDARARSLLRQVVATAPTYGIGWHNLGVAEARSGLLSLVSSQHALGTAARLDRSLRSAPADFVVDDAVYSSGLDISKPLPPDWSYASTAQRTTSGFLFSMIILVALRAAWSLGLDRVLETVTLRLHRADRVPGRLAKLVGRPIGLAVALGASIVVLAAGPVQWAPTWGESALLLPVVGSLVLLPIAVRQLMVRAAGDSPRQVGSASAAVIGLVAVPFGLTLAPYPGLADSAVEQPRRVVWAPAMTAGIIAVAFTALTVISAVPLARVVAMAAVALFASIMLPVRPFDGAQLTNRVVGLSIGAASILVAVAASAGWL
- a CDS encoding biotin carboxylase — protein: MTDTEIAHSNDAQYGPTDVGPLSHPLRNISEVRHFFRTNEVPIYFVGATPFNLLGLDRWVRNFTYITYYDGWDGAHPRVFTPRRKPYIEFESGEEINNWLLSNAEVLAFINSRRAPGVRPKIAMVFFDEETERICSELGYDLILPKAALREYLDSKLVTTRLGNDVGAPSVPNILTTVTDYDDLVAQATEAGLGTDLVVQTAYGDSGKTTFFIDDETGWKKNAKEIVDQEVKVMKRINNRPIAVEAVITRKGTIVGPFMTELTGHRELTPYRGGWCGNEMFPGVLDDDLRRRAGDLVRRLGDRLGQEGYRGFFEVDVLVDIEDNECYLGELNPRISGASAITNVTAGSYADVPLFCFHLLEYSGVDFELDIDEINERWRELAAADLWSQMVIKETSPVVELITADAPTGQYTIDRSGSLVFKRAALDWHQLQNEQEAFFLRIYGAGDYRWKGADLGVIVTKGRLQHSVGDGPFSLTIRAKHLINAIRGQYSGVPLREANPPAPPSASNSAIK
- a CDS encoding NAD-dependent succinate-semialdehyde dehydrogenase is translated as MTQTLTPAQLLPADLPTGLLINGEWTAGSTGWTIPVLNPATGEEIATIADAAPSDAVAALDAACAAGPAWAATAPRQRGEILRRAFDEVTRRKDDFARLMTIEMGKPLAEAYGEVTYGAEFLRWFSEEAVRINGRYGSNPEGTGRMVVSKRPVGPAYLITPWNFPLAMATRKIGPALAAGCPVIVKPATNTPLTTLLLAQVMIECGVPAGVVNVITSSSASSITKPLLADPRLRKLSFTGSTPVGVRLLADAAPNVLKTSMELGGNAPFLVFEDADIDAAVTGAMTAKFRNIGQACTAANRFIVHASVSDEFVAKVTARVQEMKVGNGLDEGVTIGPLIDGGAVDSTNELVADALSNGASVTVGGNRIERPGFFYAPTVLRDVQPGTRLLKEEIFGPVLGVSTFETEDEAVAMANDTEYGLMSYAYTRDLARGHRLIDSLETGMMALNTGLVSNAAAPFGGVKASGLGREGSVEGIEEYLETKYTLIPV
- a CDS encoding CoA transferase subunit A, which codes for MDKVVGSAEEAVADVRPGARLAVGGFGLCGIPSVLINALFEAGVGDLEVVSNNAGVDDWGLGLLLGAGRLRRVVASYVGENREFARQYLSGELEVELTPQGTLAERMRAGGSGIPAFFTASGVGTQVAEGGLPWRYDSSGAVAVASPAKQTQSFDTPEGPKEFVLERAIIADFGLVRAWRGDRHGNLVFRDSARNFNPLAAMCGRITVAEVEELVEPGELDPNQIHTPGVFVHRVVPLTTEQVAAKRIERRTVRPRPEGVGR